In the candidate division KSB1 bacterium genome, one interval contains:
- a CDS encoding SpoIIE family protein phosphatase: MFKGVEKEQLKVPAHIDYLGDLRDFVVRIGRKHGFSDKHINAFKLSVDEAATNIIRHAYRESDDQGLITIRALVKKNSLTLSLIDQGIYFDPKRVKNPDLNRYVDIGKKGGLGIFIMRKLMDKIDYRKTEEGNELRITKFYQTPEKGKILSAVSIPSSIKVKYFLRTIAIITLLITLGYLYFFVNSDDTLISQFIDDARSTNTNLINRIRAIPPKTFFLLTDVPPIEEEYKERILQISIVDNTIGRIAYSSNLNEYDKPFSRPDSEQIEDKVFKYKLPNGISVYEFENTVLIKDTDGTEIFKGTSHIYFSSENTLARISSKRRNDLKLALFILGLSGAGVFLLIYVVMNPFRKLSEWVTNLGSEGIEDDIDIDASGELGEIAKAFTDITHKFRESQKNLADQERLKKEMQVAQEIQQTLLPMDFPDLDGYELSAYYEAAKEVGGDYYDFVEVDKDTLGIAVADVSGKGVPGSLVMAMIRQTLRTESRGLKDAAEVLSRVNSFIVDDIKKGMFVTVFYLIIDTKTRSLNYASAGHNPMILYRASTKQTYYLNPKGFPIGVQLPEKDFFKKYIESDTIKLAKDDILLVYTDGITEAMNSKRELFGEERLQKALHKYGHLDAAEFVEKLKDSIYSFTEGNPQYDDITLVAIKEKSTLEEAELRRAKEAYQLISDGMSIREACETVNMTTYAYYNKYKKVFDEEGTDAFEITDETISVEAKHASIEEKTKIFDIIANHPEFGAGRIREELNTEKYNFTEMTEKRIYDELVRNRLNTRQLREAFVNKAAKGKRRLKPPGTPLMTLDGRIILKKHEEQSPSARPLQVIDELKETSDKSQVLPENGPGTSPVGDIPKEAPQENRDQAPADSASSNLEFDSLLVPSIDEYLSQGGSDEIEEPPGDVEQAEQTADSPLDSNQSEETHASIEEILDTSTQESFSDFYDEQTEVGQSEIVEPESTPSTVEFSFEELFEGGTILSEQGFDSKDEQAPKIEDSEFEEGPAGELQEPETEDEKVSVTASSIDELLTHETETVMEETASETGDELEPEFEQAKSVPVDEENVSFSDLIQALDDEIVYVSEAPNSNSGKMLTEEKKNVESIEVKKEPADQEKSDKKFANRTRKNEISDKEVKLINGIRYYKNKEYEKAIDEFQKVIETYPDYKEAHSILGNAYFRIRKYDEASSAYQRVRQLDPKDETAYENMGVIYANRGEYKQALGEWKRVLELNPERTDIKDKIKKTLRMI, translated from the coding sequence TTGTTTAAAGGCGTCGAAAAAGAACAATTAAAAGTTCCTGCACATATTGACTACCTTGGAGACCTGCGTGACTTTGTCGTCAGAATTGGCAGAAAGCACGGGTTCTCAGATAAGCACATCAATGCTTTCAAGTTGTCTGTCGATGAAGCAGCAACCAATATTATCCGTCATGCCTATCGCGAGAGCGATGATCAAGGACTGATCACCATCCGCGCGTTAGTTAAGAAAAACAGCCTGACACTTTCCTTAATTGATCAGGGTATTTATTTTGATCCGAAACGGGTAAAAAATCCCGATCTCAACCGGTACGTTGATATCGGCAAAAAAGGCGGCCTGGGCATTTTCATCATGCGCAAGCTGATGGATAAGATCGACTACCGAAAGACCGAAGAGGGAAATGAGCTCCGCATTACCAAGTTTTACCAAACACCGGAAAAAGGTAAAATACTCAGCGCAGTTTCCATTCCGTCTTCCATAAAGGTAAAGTATTTTTTACGGACCATCGCAATTATCACCTTGCTCATCACGCTGGGTTATCTTTATTTTTTTGTCAATTCTGACGATACTTTAATTTCCCAATTTATTGATGATGCGCGTTCAACAAATACTAATCTCATTAACCGTATTCGTGCGATCCCGCCAAAGACTTTTTTCCTGTTAACAGATGTTCCCCCAATTGAGGAAGAGTATAAAGAGCGAATTCTTCAAATATCTATTGTTGATAATACTATCGGGCGGATCGCTTACAGTTCAAATTTGAACGAGTATGATAAGCCTTTCTCCCGCCCGGATTCCGAACAGATCGAGGATAAGGTTTTCAAATATAAATTACCAAACGGAATAAGTGTCTATGAATTCGAAAACACCGTGCTGATAAAAGACACCGACGGCACGGAGATATTTAAAGGAACGTCACACATTTACTTTTCCTCAGAAAACACCCTGGCTCGCATAAGTTCCAAACGCCGTAATGACTTAAAGCTGGCGCTTTTTATTCTGGGCTTAAGTGGCGCCGGTGTCTTTCTGCTGATTTATGTTGTCATGAACCCGTTCCGCAAGCTGTCCGAGTGGGTTACAAACTTAGGCAGTGAGGGAATTGAAGATGATATCGATATTGATGCTTCTGGCGAATTAGGCGAGATCGCCAAAGCCTTTACCGATATTACCCATAAATTTCGTGAGTCTCAAAAGAACCTTGCTGATCAAGAGCGCCTTAAGAAAGAGATGCAGGTGGCCCAGGAGATTCAACAGACATTGCTGCCGATGGACTTCCCGGACCTGGATGGTTATGAGTTGTCCGCATATTACGAAGCCGCAAAAGAGGTCGGCGGCGATTACTATGACTTTGTTGAGGTCGATAAGGATACTTTAGGAATTGCCGTCGCTGACGTCTCCGGTAAAGGTGTTCCCGGGTCGTTGGTTATGGCCATGATCCGGCAGACCCTCCGAACTGAATCCCGGGGGTTGAAAGACGCTGCGGAAGTCCTTTCCCGGGTGAATTCGTTTATTGTTGATGATATCAAGAAAGGTATGTTCGTAACGGTCTTTTATTTGATTATTGACACAAAAACTCGCAGCCTTAATTATGCCAGCGCCGGCCACAACCCGATGATTTTATACCGCGCCAGCACCAAACAAACCTACTACCTCAATCCAAAGGGTTTTCCAATTGGTGTGCAACTGCCCGAAAAAGATTTCTTTAAGAAATATATTGAATCGGATACCATCAAGTTAGCCAAAGATGACATCCTGCTTGTCTACACAGATGGAATTACCGAGGCCATGAACTCAAAGCGAGAACTGTTTGGTGAAGAGCGGCTACAGAAGGCTTTACATAAGTATGGTCATTTAGATGCGGCAGAGTTTGTTGAAAAATTGAAAGACAGTATCTATTCATTCACCGAAGGCAATCCGCAGTACGACGATATCACCCTGGTTGCGATTAAGGAAAAATCAACCCTGGAAGAAGCTGAGCTGAGACGGGCAAAGGAAGCATATCAGTTAATATCCGATGGCATGAGTATTCGTGAAGCCTGTGAAACGGTGAACATGACCACGTATGCTTATTACAATAAGTATAAGAAAGTATTTGATGAAGAAGGCACTGATGCATTCGAGATTACAGATGAGACTATATCTGTAGAAGCCAAGCATGCAAGTATTGAAGAGAAGACCAAAATATTTGATATTATCGCGAATCATCCTGAATTTGGCGCAGGCCGTATAAGAGAAGAGCTCAACACGGAAAAATATAATTTTACCGAGATGACTGAGAAAAGGATTTACGACGAGCTCGTTAGAAACAGGCTGAACACCCGTCAGCTTAGAGAGGCCTTTGTCAACAAAGCGGCCAAAGGCAAGAGAAGATTGAAACCTCCGGGCACACCGCTTATGACGCTCGATGGCAGGATAATTCTCAAGAAGCATGAAGAGCAGTCTCCATCCGCCCGCCCGTTACAAGTCATCGATGAACTGAAGGAGACTTCAGATAAATCACAGGTATTGCCGGAAAATGGACCCGGCACCTCTCCGGTAGGAGATATTCCCAAGGAAGCGCCACAGGAAAATCGGGATCAGGCTCCTGCTGATAGCGCGAGTTCGAATCTTGAGTTTGATTCTTTGCTTGTGCCTTCCATTGACGAATATCTTTCTCAAGGTGGTTCGGATGAAATTGAGGAGCCCCCTGGTGATGTTGAGCAAGCTGAACAAACTGCTGATTCACCTTTGGACTCGAATCAAAGTGAGGAAACGCACGCCTCAATTGAGGAAATCCTCGACACCTCAACTCAAGAATCATTTTCTGATTTTTATGATGAACAAACGGAAGTTGGCCAATCAGAAATAGTAGAACCTGAATCTACTCCGTCGACAGTCGAATTTTCTTTTGAGGAACTTTTCGAGGGCGGCACCATCCTGTCGGAGCAAGGTTTTGATTCGAAAGATGAACAAGCTCCCAAAATAGAAGATTCTGAGTTTGAAGAAGGGCCGGCCGGGGAGCTCCAGGAGCCGGAAACTGAAGATGAAAAGGTTTCAGTGACAGCTTCGTCTATTGATGAGTTACTCACTCATGAAACGGAAACCGTTATGGAAGAGACAGCGTCGGAAACCGGTGATGAATTAGAGCCGGAGTTCGAGCAAGCTAAATCTGTTCCCGTGGACGAGGAGAATGTTTCCTTTTCAGATTTGATTCAGGCTTTAGATGATGAAATTGTTTATGTCTCTGAGGCCCCGAATTCAAACTCCGGCAAAATGCTGACTGAAGAGAAAAAGAACGTAGAATCAATCGAAGTTAAAAAAGAACCGGCTGATCAGGAGAAAAGCGATAAAAAATTTGCAAACCGAACGAGGAAGAACGAAATTTCAGATAAAGAAGTTAAGCTGATTAATGGAATTCGATACTATAAGAATAAAGAATATGAAAAAGCAATTGATGAATTTCAAAAAGTAATTGAGACTTATCCGGATTACAAAGAGGCGCATAGTATTCTGGGAAATGCATACTTTCGGATCAGGAAGTATGATGAGGCCTCGAGTGCGTATCAAAGGGTCAGGCAACTTGATCCCAAGGACGAGACGGCCTATGAAAATATGGGAGTGATATACGCAAACCGCGGGGAGTATAAACAAGCTCTTGGCGAGTGGAAGAGAGTTCTTGAGTTAAATCCTGAGCGAACCGATATTAAAGATAAAATAAAGAAAACTCTGCGCATGATATAA
- a CDS encoding STAS domain-containing protein: MEGIQVSVEKAGPYQNISVIKVGGYIDTTTSAELEHTLSSTLKSNNYNIIIDLGDVDYISSAGWGIFISEIKGIREKSGDLKLVRMIPDVFEVFELLEFHYILKGFDTVEEAISDFDQLAPKSTTLQPPEKSEPGHESAAQTVSNSEPDVLEVDSGLESSARNLGSIEEKLRQIIIEKPDSGTLQIIKTLNTPRYGNLKFGFFKIRKHLKQLNLDSKKKRVSFFKQQTFG; encoded by the coding sequence ATGGAAGGCATTCAGGTGTCTGTCGAAAAAGCAGGTCCGTATCAGAACATCTCAGTTATCAAAGTAGGTGGATATATTGACACGACCACTTCTGCTGAGCTTGAACATACTCTGTCCTCAACTCTAAAGTCAAACAATTATAACATTATCATTGATTTAGGTGATGTGGATTATATAAGTAGTGCCGGTTGGGGAATTTTTATCAGCGAAATTAAGGGGATTCGTGAAAAGAGCGGAGACCTCAAATTAGTGCGCATGATACCTGATGTGTTTGAGGTTTTTGAACTGCTCGAGTTTCATTACATTTTAAAAGGCTTTGATACGGTCGAAGAAGCGATTTCCGATTTTGATCAGCTCGCGCCCAAAAGTACAACTCTCCAACCACCTGAAAAATCTGAACCGGGTCATGAAAGTGCAGCCCAAACAGTTTCCAATTCAGAGCCGGATGTTCTGGAAGTTGATTCCGGATTGGAATCTTCCGCAAGAAATCTTGGCAGTATCGAAGAAAAATTACGCCAAATTATCATAGAGAAACCAGATTCAGGTACTTTGCAAATTATTAAAACCTTGAATACCCCGAGGTATGGTAATTTAAAATTCGGTTTTTTTAAAATTAGAAAACACTTAAAACAGCTCAACCTTGACTCTAAGAAAAAAAGAGTCTCCTTTTTTAAACAGCAGACATTCGGTTAA
- the obgE gene encoding GTPase ObgE — translation MFIDHAKIHVEGGNGGSGCVSFRREKHVPKGGPDGGDGGKGGDVVVQAASQLSTLLDFRYRPNFKAERATHGKGSDKHGKGGKDLIVKVPLGTIIKENEEIIADLVEEGQSVIVAKGGRGGRGNARFVSSTTQAPRDWEPGEFGEEKILELELKLIADVGLVGLPNAGKSTLISKLSAARPKIADYPFTTLKPNLGIVKYRDTGTFVVADIPGIIEGAHFGKGLGLEFLRHIERTKLLLILVDCTSEDLNQEFSVLLDELKKYNPELLKRPRFALLTKIDLSPDKDFGEFVKAAGMPVLKISSVADMGLSELKDLIWDELQKMSSF, via the coding sequence ATGTTTATAGATCATGCAAAAATACACGTTGAGGGTGGCAATGGCGGCAGCGGGTGTGTGAGTTTTCGCCGCGAGAAACATGTTCCCAAGGGCGGCCCCGATGGCGGCGATGGCGGCAAGGGAGGAGATGTTGTGGTTCAAGCAGCTTCGCAGTTGTCAACGCTTCTTGATTTTCGCTACCGTCCCAATTTCAAAGCGGAAAGAGCAACGCATGGCAAAGGAAGCGACAAGCACGGTAAAGGCGGAAAAGACCTGATCGTTAAAGTACCCTTGGGGACAATTATAAAGGAAAATGAAGAGATAATTGCAGATCTGGTTGAGGAGGGTCAAAGTGTAATAGTTGCCAAAGGTGGGCGCGGCGGCCGGGGAAACGCACGTTTTGTCAGCTCGACCACCCAGGCGCCGCGCGACTGGGAACCCGGGGAATTTGGGGAGGAAAAAATTCTGGAGTTGGAACTCAAGCTGATTGCCGATGTCGGGTTAGTTGGTTTGCCAAATGCGGGTAAATCAACTTTGATTTCAAAGCTCTCTGCGGCCAGGCCAAAAATTGCCGACTACCCGTTTACCACGCTTAAACCGAATCTTGGAATCGTTAAATATCGGGATACCGGAACCTTCGTCGTTGCCGATATTCCCGGCATTATTGAGGGCGCTCATTTTGGAAAAGGCCTGGGTCTTGAATTTCTGCGTCATATTGAAAGAACTAAACTCCTGTTGATTTTGGTTGATTGCACCAGTGAAGATTTGAATCAAGAGTTCTCAGTCTTGTTGGATGAATTGAAAAAGTACAACCCCGAATTGCTGAAAAGGCCTCGGTTTGCTTTGTTAACAAAAATTGATTTGTCTCCCGATAAAGATTTTGGTGAGTTCGTGAAAGCTGCCGGGATGCCGGTTTTAAAGATTTCAAGCGTGGCTGATATGGGACTTTCGGAACTCAAAGACTTGATTTGGGACGAACTTCAAAAGATGTCGTCTTTTTAA